CGGCGCCAAAAGCAAAAGGCCCGCCGATTGGCGGGCCTTTCTCATTTAGCCTAAGCGGGCAACGCTCAGGCAAAAACTCAAGCGAACGAATAAAACACGCGGAACGCCACTTTGCGCTCGGCCCAAAACTCGGAGGCTTCGCGGAACACGTCCAGCAGCGTCTCGCGTCCTTCCTTGTCGAACTTCTGGGCGACCGGCAACTGCTCGAGCACGATCACAAAGCCCGGCTGCGCACCCGCCTTCTGAACCAGATCGGTCAGGCAGTCGTATAGCGCGTCGTAATTTTTGCCGAAGTGTTTCGGAAACAGGAATGACGTCGCGATGGTTTCGAGCACTTCCTGCTTGGACTGCGCGTTGGCGCAATACGCATAGAGAAAATGCTGGCCGAGTTGGCTGGCCTCGTCGGCGAGATCCTGCA
The nucleotide sequence above comes from Paraburkholderia aromaticivorans. Encoded proteins:
- a CDS encoding barstar family protein is translated as MNGMSDNVYAHDSGVATDLFAAGDGNLFQRVMQMRAGDQGRENQSEAGTVVSSNEEPMSLFKTVRPNIVQSIRAFRVQDLADEASQLGQHFLYAYCANAQSKQEVLETIATSFLFPKHFGKNYDALYDCLTDLVQKAGAQPGFVIVLEQLPVAQKFDKEGRETLLDVFREASEFWAERKVAFRVFYSFA